The Nocardiopsis composta genome includes the window CCCTGTTCCTGCTCGACCAGCACCCTAAGGTGCTGGCCGACCTGCGCGAGGAGTTGGACGGCGTACTCGGCGGGCGGCCACCGGATGAGGAGGACCTGCCCAAGCTCGAACTGCTGCAGGCGGTCCTCAAGGAGAGCCTGCGCCTGCTGCCGCCCACCCCGCTGTCGATGCGCTATGCGGCCGAGGAGTGCGAGCTGGGGGGCTATCGGATTCCGGCGGGCGCCACGGTCTTCTACAGCCCCTATGTGACCCACCGCAACGCGGCGGTCTTCCCCCAGGCGGCCCGTTTCGACCCCGGAAGGTGGCGAACCGCGCGGCCCACGGTCTATGAGTACCTGCCGTTCGGAGCTGGGCCGCACCACTGCGTCGGGCGGCACTTCGCCCTGCTGGAGATCACGATCGTGCTGAGCATGCTGCTGCAGCGACACCGCCTGTCCCTGGTGCCCGGCACCCGGATCGACCGTGCCAACCGCATGGCCCTGGTGCCCAGGGACGGGATGCCCATGAGGGTCCTTTCGCCGTCGTCGGCGGCCCCCGCGCCACACGTGCGGGGCGACATCCGGACCTCAATCGACCTCTCCTGACCTCGACCGCCCGGGAGGCACAATGCCGACCTCGTCCGTACTGATCGTGGGAGCCGGGCCCACCGGCCTGGCGCTCGCAGCCGAACTCGCCGAGCTCGGCGTCGGCTGCCGGGTGCTCGAACGGCGCCGCGAACCCTCTTCCCTCTCCCGCGCCTTCAGCCTGATGCCGCGGACCCTCGAACTGATGGACATGCGCGGCTGCGCCGACAAGTTCGTCGCCGAGGGCCTGCCCTACCGTTTCGCCCCGCTCGGGGATGCGCGCCAACGCAGCCTCGACTACGGGATGCTGCGCGGCGGCTACCCCTACATCCTGGTCATGCCTCAGTCCAAGATCGAGGAGGTCCTGGAGAAGCGGGCCATCGCCGCCGGGGCCGAGATCCTGCGCGGCGCCGCGGTCACCGGCCTCACCCAAGACACGGACGGCGTGCAGATCCAGGTCGAAACAGATGAAGGCGAGCGCACCGAGAGCGCCGACTACCTCGTAGGGTGCGACGGGGTGCGCAGCACCGTGCGGGACCTGCTCGGCGTGCGCTTCATCGGCCGCTCTTATCGCGAATCGGTGATCGTCGCCGATGTGCGGATGGACCGCCCTCCCCGCCCGCCGGTCTATGGGCGGGCCGGGCGCCGGGGGAGCGTGGCGGTCTTCCCCTACGGCAACGGCGTCTTCCGCCTCATCGTCCTCGACCACGCGCGGATGGGGATCGCCCCCCAGGTTCCGATCACCCGCGCCGAACTCGAGGAGAGCCTGGAGGCCATCGCCGGGGTCGACTTCGGCCTGCAAGACCCGTTGTGGGCATCGCGTTTCCGAAGCGACCAGCGGCAGGCCGCACGCTACCGGGTCGGCAGGGTCTTCCTGGCGGGCGACGCCGCGCACACCCATATCCCCTCCGGCGGGCAAGGGCTCCAGGTGGGCATCCACGACGCCGCCAACCTGGCCTGGAAACTCACCGCCGAACTGTCGGGCTGGGCGCAGCCCTGGCTCCTCGGCTCCTATGAGCAGGAACGCCGCTCTATCGCCGATGAGACGCTCCGCAAGACCGACCTGGTCTTCCGGTTCGAGACCTCGCGCTCGGCGGCGGCCCGCGGTGCGCGCTGGCTGGGCACCCAGCTCATGGGGATCAGCGCCCTGCAGCCGCTGGTCATCGAGCAGTTCGCGGGGATGGCGCAGAGGTACCCGCGGGGCAAGGGGGAGCACCGCCTCACCGGGGCCCGCATCCCCGACCTCACGCTCCAAGGCTATGACGGCGATACGTACACGGTCTTCCAACTGCTGCGCCGCCGTCGCTTCGTACTGCTGGACCAGACCTCCTCGGGGCGCTGCGCGGAGCGCGTCCGCTCCGGCTGGGGCGACCGCGTCGTGGCGGTCAACGCCCTGGCCTCGGGGGGAGGGCGGCTGGCAGAGACCGTGCTGATCCGCCCGGACGGCTACATCGGCTGGGCCGGCCCCGGGGACCCGCGGAGGCTCCTCCGCGGAGTCGCCCGCTGGTGCGGCCCAGCCGATGCCGGGCGGCTGAGCGGCTCTCAGCCGATGCCTTGAGCGAACCGAAAGAGGCCGTCCGGGTCGTAACGGCGCTTCAGCTCCACCAGGCGGTCAAGGTTCTCCGCATAGTAGGAGCGCTGCCAGTCGGCGAGGGCGGGATCCATGAACCCCTGGTAGGACTCGCCCAGGGAGTGGGGATCGAAGGCGTCGAAGCAGGCGTCCGTCCACGCCTGCGCGGCGGCCCGGTCCTCCTCGGTCGGCTTCTTGAACAGGCCGGCGCTGGCGCTGATCTGGAACTCCGCCGTGCGATGGACATAGGCCGTCGCGGCCCGGGGCACCTCGTTGGCCTGCCCCCCGAGCCCGAACAGGCTGAGCGCGCGGAACTGGCCCTCGCGCCGGCGTGAGTCGAACGCGCTCAGGATCGCGTCGACGCCGTCGGCGGGCACGGCCTCGCCGCAGAGCCGGTTGCGCTCGACGGCATAGTCCTGGCGGGGGAGCATCGCCTCGGGGGTGGTCCCGATCCGGTGGCACTGCTCAACGGTCTTGTCCGCGCACTGGTACCAGGCCATCATCGCCTGCTGGTAGGGCAGCTCGTCGAAGACCTCGCTGCTGGGCCGAGTCCCCACGGCCTCCACCAGCTCGTTGACGTGCTCGCGCGCATCGGCCTCACTTCCCTGCCAGGCGCCCTGGAGGATGAGCTGCGGAGCCGCGCCGGAACCGGCGTCCATCAGGGCCGCGGCGACCGTGCCGCCCATGGCGCGGGGAACCTGCTGGATCCAGCGCTGCCAGGCATCGAAAAGCTCGGCGGCGCTGTCCCACTCCCACGTCAGGGTGTGGTTGACCAGGCGCGGAACGCGGGTCGGGCGGATCGTCAGCTCGGTGACCACCCCGAAGTTGCCGGGACCCGCCCCGCGCAGCGCCCAGAACAGGTCCGGTTCCTCGGTCTCCGAGCAGCGCACGACCTCACCGCTGGCCAAGACGATCTCGGCCGCCACCAGCTGGTCGCACCCCATGCCCGCCTGCTTGGTCAGCCAGCCGGTTCCTCCGCCGAGGATGTAGCCGGTGATGCCCACGGTCGGGCAGATCCCGCCGACGAGCGCGAGGCCCTGCCTGGCGACCTGGTCCACCGCGTCCACCTGCTGCACGCCGGCCTCCAGGGTCACCAGGTCCCCGGAAGGGGCCACGTTCACCCTGTTCATCCTGCTCATGGCTATGACCAGCCCGTGGCCGGTCGAATAGCCGCCCAGGGAGTGCCCGCCGCCGCGGACGGCGACGCCGACCCCGTGGGCGGCGGCGAAGCGCAGGCACTCGCCGACGTCGGCGGAGTTCTCCGGATAGGCCACGGCCTGGGGAGCGATTCCGTCGAACTGCCCCAGGTGGAGCTGGCGGGCGGTCGGATACTCCGGGTCCTCGGGGAGCACCAGATCACCGGTGAGCTCCTGACCCAACTTCCGCCAGTCGGGGGCGCCGCCGGGCGAAGCGGGGGAGTGCCGTGCTCGGG containing:
- a CDS encoding FAD-binding oxidoreductase encodes the protein MNSTRARHSPASPGGAPDWRKLGQELTGDLVLPEDPEYPTARQLHLGQFDGIAPQAVAYPENSADVGECLRFAAAHGVGVAVRGGGHSLGGYSTGHGLVIAMSRMNRVNVAPSGDLVTLEAGVQQVDAVDQVARQGLALVGGICPTVGITGYILGGGTGWLTKQAGMGCDQLVAAEIVLASGEVVRCSETEEPDLFWALRGAGPGNFGVVTELTIRPTRVPRLVNHTLTWEWDSAAELFDAWQRWIQQVPRAMGGTVAAALMDAGSGAAPQLILQGAWQGSEADAREHVNELVEAVGTRPSSEVFDELPYQQAMMAWYQCADKTVEQCHRIGTTPEAMLPRQDYAVERNRLCGEAVPADGVDAILSAFDSRRREGQFRALSLFGLGGQANEVPRAATAYVHRTAEFQISASAGLFKKPTEEDRAAAQAWTDACFDAFDPHSLGESYQGFMDPALADWQRSYYAENLDRLVELKRRYDPDGLFRFAQGIG
- a CDS encoding FAD-dependent monooxygenase; the protein is MPTSSVLIVGAGPTGLALAAELAELGVGCRVLERRREPSSLSRAFSLMPRTLELMDMRGCADKFVAEGLPYRFAPLGDARQRSLDYGMLRGGYPYILVMPQSKIEEVLEKRAIAAGAEILRGAAVTGLTQDTDGVQIQVETDEGERTESADYLVGCDGVRSTVRDLLGVRFIGRSYRESVIVADVRMDRPPRPPVYGRAGRRGSVAVFPYGNGVFRLIVLDHARMGIAPQVPITRAELEESLEAIAGVDFGLQDPLWASRFRSDQRQAARYRVGRVFLAGDAAHTHIPSGGQGLQVGIHDAANLAWKLTAELSGWAQPWLLGSYEQERRSIADETLRKTDLVFRFETSRSAAARGARWLGTQLMGISALQPLVIEQFAGMAQRYPRGKGEHRLTGARIPDLTLQGYDGDTYTVFQLLRRRRFVLLDQTSSGRCAERVRSGWGDRVVAVNALASGGGRLAETVLIRPDGYIGWAGPGDPRRLLRGVARWCGPADAGRLSGSQPMP